Proteins encoded within one genomic window of Xylophilus sp. GOD-11R:
- a CDS encoding CitMHS family transporter, whose translation MLTILGFGMVIAFMFLIMTKRLSPLVALTLVPIVFALLGGFHAGLGPMMLDGIKKIAPTGILLMFAILYFGVMIDAGLFDPIVNFILRLVKGDPLKIVVGTTVLALVISLDGDGSTTYMITVASMLPLYKRLKMNPLNLTCVALIASGLMNLTPWGGPTARAASALHVDVGDVFVPLVGPIAMAIVGLLAVSVWLGLKERRRLGYSLLTGNAAGMPAQVNSSITDDEGDRHLPPDETGDEDVRRPRLRLVNAALTLVLMVGLVVGLLPLPVLFMIGYSVALMINYPDLAEQRRRLSNHAGNALAVVSLIFAAGIFTGILSGTGMVEAMSRSLLAVIPNAMGPYFAPITAVISMPFTFFMSNDAFYFGVLPILTEAASQYGVSAVEMARASLVGQPVHLLSPLVPSTYLLVGLAGVDFGDHQRFTLKWAVLVSLVLMAACIAFAIFPLIASK comes from the coding sequence ATGTTGACCATTCTCGGCTTCGGCATGGTGATCGCGTTCATGTTTCTCATCATGACCAAGCGCCTTTCGCCGCTGGTCGCATTGACTCTCGTACCCATCGTGTTCGCCCTGCTCGGCGGCTTCCATGCCGGCCTGGGCCCAATGATGCTGGACGGCATCAAGAAGATCGCGCCGACCGGCATTCTGCTGATGTTCGCGATTCTCTACTTCGGCGTGATGATCGACGCCGGGCTGTTCGACCCGATCGTGAACTTCATCCTGCGCCTGGTGAAGGGCGACCCGCTGAAGATCGTGGTGGGCACGACCGTGCTGGCACTGGTGATCTCGCTCGACGGCGACGGTTCCACCACCTACATGATCACCGTGGCGTCGATGCTGCCGCTCTACAAGCGGCTGAAGATGAACCCGCTCAACCTGACCTGCGTGGCGCTGATCGCCAGCGGCCTGATGAATCTCACCCCCTGGGGCGGCCCCACCGCGCGGGCCGCCAGCGCCCTGCACGTGGACGTGGGCGACGTGTTCGTGCCCCTGGTCGGCCCGATCGCGATGGCCATCGTCGGGCTGCTGGCCGTGTCGGTCTGGCTGGGTTTGAAGGAGCGTCGGCGGCTGGGCTATTCGCTGCTGACCGGCAACGCGGCCGGCATGCCGGCGCAGGTGAATTCGAGCATCACCGACGACGAGGGCGACCGCCATCTGCCGCCGGACGAGACCGGCGACGAAGACGTGCGCCGCCCTAGATTGCGCCTGGTGAATGCGGCGCTCACGCTGGTGCTGATGGTGGGCCTGGTGGTGGGGCTGCTGCCGCTGCCGGTGCTGTTCATGATCGGTTATTCGGTCGCGCTGATGATCAACTACCCCGATCTCGCCGAGCAGCGCCGCCGCCTGTCCAACCACGCCGGCAACGCGCTGGCGGTGGTGTCGCTGATCTTCGCAGCCGGTATCTTCACCGGCATCCTGTCGGGCACCGGCATGGTCGAGGCGATGTCGCGCAGCCTGTTGGCGGTGATCCCGAACGCGATGGGGCCGTATTTCGCGCCGATCACCGCCGTGATCAGCATGCCCTTCACCTTCTTCATGTCGAACGACGCGTTCTACTTCGGCGTGCTGCCGATCCTGACCGAGGCTGCCAGCCAGTACGGCGTGAGCGCGGTGGAAATGGCGCGCGCCTCGCTGGTCGGCCAGCCGGTGCACCTGCTGAGCCCGCTGGTGCCGTCGACCTACCTGCTGGTGGGATTGGCCGGTGTCGACTTCGGCGACCACCAGCGCTTCACGCTCAAGTGGGCGGTGCTGGTGTCGCTGGTGCTGATGGCAGCCTGCATCGCGTTCGCGATCTTTCCACTGATCGCGTCGAAGTAG
- a CDS encoding CdiA family toxin C-terminal domain-containing protein → MRTGDDANGIEKKFDAQKVQKDVAAQVQITATFGQQAAKAIGDYADAKYRELKDSDPTKAAKWAEGGSYRVAAHTVLGGLTGGAAGAAGALTSQATIDVVAKQIAQLDVPDAVRSALITGAGAAIGAATGGTAGAATAFNATANNYLQHSTKWRSSQWGAFKEELARCKVTPDCSTDAVYARWTAISSDQQRDAIASMDGLFGLDPSEAAKAGAHAGAAAASMNVNPADICSPGDARCYSFVQQQTNQAATVFRYGLTTALATDLVDLGAGRGANPRKTYGETSTPGATNGKGTPDSMLAEADFAGRIPTRGDLENHLVNPTVSGRQISGGHNMNNFQNTLDGAGGTVISKKEVSPGIYEIEYFLPKGAGKEPQIKTVYDPSVYSDTQIIAMANEAAARAQINFQTTGIKDQHVLVNGVKFFTPIKINAKTGKLMGIQTAYPVGTSNR, encoded by the coding sequence GTGCGCACCGGCGACGACGCCAACGGCATCGAGAAAAAATTCGATGCGCAGAAAGTCCAGAAGGATGTAGCCGCCCAGGTCCAGATCACCGCCACCTTCGGCCAGCAGGCCGCCAAGGCCATCGGCGACTACGCGGATGCGAAGTACCGGGAGCTGAAGGACAGCGACCCCACCAAGGCGGCTAAGTGGGCCGAAGGTGGGAGCTACCGCGTGGCCGCGCATACGGTGCTCGGTGGCCTGACCGGCGGTGCAGCCGGCGCGGCGGGCGCCTTGACGAGCCAGGCCACGATCGATGTGGTGGCCAAGCAGATCGCGCAGCTTGACGTGCCGGACGCCGTTCGCTCGGCGCTGATCACCGGCGCGGGTGCGGCGATCGGCGCAGCGACCGGCGGCACGGCAGGCGCTGCCACCGCCTTCAACGCTACCGCCAACAACTACCTGCAGCACAGCACCAAGTGGCGCAGCAGCCAATGGGGTGCCTTCAAGGAAGAGCTCGCCCGCTGCAAGGTCACGCCCGACTGCTCCACCGATGCGGTCTATGCGAGGTGGACGGCCATCAGCAGCGATCAGCAACGCGACGCGATTGCCAGCATGGACGGGCTCTTTGGGCTGGACCCATCGGAGGCAGCCAAAGCTGGGGCTCACGCAGGTGCGGCCGCCGCCTCGATGAACGTCAACCCGGCAGATATCTGCTCGCCGGGGGATGCACGCTGCTATTCGTTCGTGCAGCAGCAGACGAACCAAGCAGCGACGGTGTTCAGGTATGGGTTGACGACAGCGCTGGCGACGGATTTGGTGGATCTCGGGGCCGGGAGAGGGGCGAATCCGCGGAAGACGTACGGCGAGACTTCGACGCCCGGTGCCACAAATGGGAAAGGCACGCCAGATTCGATGCTTGCGGAGGCTGACTTTGCCGGGCGGATTCCTACAAGAGGTGATCTGGAGAATCATCTGGTCAATCCGACTGTGTCGGGCAGGCAAATATCGGGCGGGCACAACATGAACAATTTTCAAAATACTCTTGATGGGGCTGGAGGAACGGTCATCTCAAAAAAGGAGGTGTCGCCAGGAATTTATGAAATAGAGTACTTCTTGCCAAAAGGAGCGGGCAAAGAACCTCAAATCAAAACCGTTTATGACCCATCGGTTTACAGTGACACCCAAATTATCGCCATGGCCAATGAGGCAGCAGCACGAGCACAAATAAATTTTCAGACAACTGGGATAAAAGACCAACATGTCCTCGTCAATGGCGTTAAATTTTTTACCCCGATAAAAATAAACGCAAAAACAGGAAAATTGATGGGAATACAAACAGCGTATCCAGTCGGTACAAGCAATCGGTAA
- a CDS encoding HAD family hydrolase, whose product MPIRAVLFAMDGTLFDHLATVRSLAAEQVVNLKGLVPAELRQPYLDRMIALESLGHLDRLTVYRQLVREFGLDAGHRRLHPRRLANEFERRYLAHAQARPDALPTLRALKSHGLRLGIVCNARVSTLVAKIDAIGLRPWLDDMLASEEAGVRKPDPAIFRQALVRLGVRPGEALHVGGHPQMDVEAARAAGLQVAWLRREGASAPEAVAVIDELSGVVGAVRAGAGLESLVAYLAAAADDAVCVEQSVNSGSAGDGHAGISVSAVVQKGLGRSK is encoded by the coding sequence ATGCCGATCCGGGCCGTGCTGTTCGCCATGGACGGCACCCTGTTCGACCACCTGGCGACCGTGCGCAGCCTCGCGGCCGAACAGGTCGTGAACCTCAAGGGCCTCGTGCCGGCTGAGCTGCGGCAGCCTTATCTCGACCGCATGATCGCGCTCGAAAGCCTGGGCCACCTCGACCGGCTGACCGTCTACCGCCAGTTGGTACGGGAGTTCGGCTTGGACGCCGGCCACCGCCGGCTGCACCCGCGCCGTCTCGCCAACGAGTTCGAGCGGCGCTACCTCGCCCATGCGCAGGCCCGGCCGGACGCGCTGCCCACGCTGCGGGCACTCAAGTCACACGGATTGCGGCTGGGGATCGTCTGCAACGCGCGGGTCTCGACATTGGTCGCCAAGATCGACGCCATCGGCCTGCGGCCCTGGCTGGACGACATGCTCGCCTCCGAGGAAGCCGGGGTGCGAAAGCCCGATCCGGCGATCTTCCGGCAGGCGCTGGTCCGGCTGGGTGTGCGGCCGGGCGAGGCGCTGCATGTGGGCGGGCATCCGCAGATGGATGTGGAAGCCGCGCGGGCGGCTGGTTTGCAGGTGGCCTGGTTGCGGCGGGAGGGGGCTTCGGCGCCGGAGGCTGTTGCGGTGATTGATGAGTTGAGTGGTGTAGTCGGTGCCGTGCGGGCTGGTGCGGGGCTTGAATCGTTGGTTGCGTACTTGGCGGCCGCAGCTGACGATGCTGTTTGCGTTGAGCAATCTGTGAATAGTGGGAGCGCGGGTGATGGTCACGCGGGGATAAGTGTGTCTGCCGTAGTCCAAAAGGGCTTGGGCCGGTCCAAATAG
- a CDS encoding rhodanese-like domain-containing protein, whose translation MPISPEALRMLLLQDDEIALLDVREARQAFGAHIALARHAPLSSLELQIPAFVPRRDTPVVVYDEGDVPGGPADRAHALLSRVGWTDVRRLRGGLAAWQAESLPTIDGYGALIKSFGDLARRHYRTPTVAHDELAARLADLRPTIVVDVRPADEHAFLTIAGARNYPGTEAALRQWPSPAEPDALWAVHCFSRTRGIIGATTLRLLGAGHVAFVEDGVMAWNLRGSPVERDAAPPDDLPAASPALLRRRADTLVSRYGLQRITPEDLQAFRANATRSLYLFDLRPAGPSALHPAGGARRVAGGQLLMHVETLVGTRGARVVLIDEPHGLRAAVTAFWLTQFNQCEVFVLEGPAPPCDPVEPPPPDDEHALDAAALQALLATGRAHVVDLASSADYESGHIPGAFYLLPASLAPADALIASDRTVVFTSADGASARLAARDTGARWLRGGTTAWKASALPLEAHFQPHQLLSPFDDDFGSVMRHAGPDRAAGWHAYLRWERGVADRIARDPTVRFRFFD comes from the coding sequence ATGCCCATTTCCCCCGAAGCCCTGCGAATGCTGCTGTTGCAAGACGACGAGATCGCCCTGCTCGATGTGCGCGAAGCCCGGCAGGCCTTCGGCGCGCACATCGCCCTGGCGCGCCACGCGCCGCTGAGCAGCCTGGAACTGCAGATACCCGCCTTCGTGCCGCGTCGCGATACGCCGGTCGTGGTCTACGACGAGGGGGACGTGCCGGGCGGCCCCGCCGACCGCGCGCATGCCCTGCTGTCGCGCGTGGGCTGGACCGACGTACGCCGCCTCCGAGGCGGCCTGGCCGCCTGGCAGGCCGAGTCGCTGCCGACCATCGACGGCTACGGCGCGCTCATCAAGTCCTTCGGTGACCTGGCGCGCCGCCACTACCGCACGCCGACCGTGGCGCACGACGAACTCGCGGCCCGGCTGGCCGACCTCCGGCCCACGATCGTGGTCGACGTGCGACCGGCCGACGAGCATGCCTTCCTGACCATCGCCGGCGCCCGCAACTACCCTGGCACCGAGGCGGCACTGCGCCAGTGGCCATCGCCCGCCGAGCCCGACGCCCTGTGGGCCGTGCACTGCTTCAGCCGCACGCGCGGCATCATCGGCGCGACCACCCTGCGCCTGCTGGGTGCCGGCCATGTCGCGTTCGTGGAAGACGGCGTGATGGCCTGGAACCTGCGCGGCTCGCCGGTCGAACGCGACGCTGCCCCGCCGGACGACCTGCCGGCCGCCTCCCCTGCCCTGCTGCGCCGACGGGCCGACACGCTGGTGTCGCGCTACGGCCTGCAACGCATCACCCCCGAAGATCTGCAGGCCTTTCGCGCGAACGCGACCCGCAGCCTCTATCTCTTCGACCTGCGCCCGGCGGGCCCCTCCGCCCTCCACCCCGCTGGCGGCGCGCGCCGCGTGGCGGGCGGCCAGTTGCTGATGCATGTCGAGACCCTCGTCGGCACCCGCGGCGCGCGCGTGGTGCTGATAGACGAGCCGCACGGCCTGCGCGCCGCAGTCACCGCCTTCTGGCTCACGCAGTTCAACCAGTGCGAGGTCTTCGTGCTCGAAGGCCCCGCGCCGCCGTGCGACCCGGTCGAACCTCCGCCGCCGGACGACGAACACGCGCTCGACGCCGCCGCGCTGCAAGCGCTGCTCGCCACCGGACGCGCCCATGTCGTCGACCTCGCTTCCAGCGCCGACTATGAATCCGGCCATATCCCCGGCGCCTTCTACCTGCTGCCCGCATCGCTGGCGCCCGCCGACGCGCTCATCGCCTCCGACCGAACCGTGGTCTTCACCTCCGCCGACGGCGCGTCGGCGAGGCTGGCCGCACGCGACACCGGCGCGCGATGGCTGCGCGGCGGCACCACGGCCTGGAAGGCCTCGGCCCTGCCGCTGGAAGCGCACTTCCAGCCGCACCAGCTGCTGAGCCCGTTCGACGACGACTTCGGCTCCGTCATGCGCCATGCCGGTCCCGACCGTGCCGCCGGCTGGCATGCCTACCTGCGCTGGGAGCGCGGCGTGGCCGATCGCATCGCCCGGGATCCCACCGTGCGCTTCCGTTTCTTCGATTGA
- a CDS encoding DUF6984 family protein: MDAPNIDQKILLNAFRHECKAPEILGYLSRNDLLTEKLDDGDMGSFEIHFKNLPKNVFFETKKVAPTLVANDSDNVPIFATLFLRNGIPSSIELWKVDFSPVLTFPREWKAETVF, translated from the coding sequence ATGGACGCACCAAATATCGATCAGAAAATTCTATTGAATGCATTTCGCCATGAATGCAAAGCGCCGGAAATCTTAGGTTATCTTTCAAGAAATGATTTATTGACTGAAAAACTAGATGATGGCGACATGGGGAGTTTTGAAATTCATTTTAAAAATCTTCCAAAAAACGTTTTTTTTGAGACAAAGAAAGTTGCTCCAACGTTGGTGGCCAATGACTCGGACAATGTGCCAATTTTTGCGACTTTGTTCCTTCGCAACGGAATTCCATCGAGCATTGAGCTTTGGAAAGTCGATTTTTCTCCTGTTCTGACATTCCCACGAGAATGGAAAGCGGAGACTGTTTTTTAA
- a CDS encoding fatty acid desaturase produces the protein MNPVASTAAPANTLRHPRSSQRAAAAWWRRCEAPTVVLALAFYPAWAALLWWHASLPGWLLFAMGGYVAQLHFSLQHESIHAMRGMPRWLRLVLVWPPVNLWLPYPLYVSGHSSHHVNFHLTHPRRDTESAYHSAQAWHDYGRWRRMVYVANQTLAFRMLLGPFLRIHRLLADETRRVARRDFTHVPAWVWHAVSVAPLLCFVTVVCDMPFWKYLLFFVYPAMMLGNLRSFTEHRWSESPHARVAIVESNAVMGLLFLFNNLHHVHHRAPTMPWYEIPGYFRRHRTEVLAANGNFYWRGYGQIARRHLFRPVFRPVHPVW, from the coding sequence ATGAACCCTGTCGCATCCACCGCCGCGCCAGCCAATACCTTGCGCCACCCCAGGTCATCGCAACGCGCTGCGGCCGCCTGGTGGCGCCGCTGCGAGGCGCCGACTGTCGTGCTTGCCCTGGCGTTCTACCCGGCCTGGGCGGCGTTGCTGTGGTGGCATGCGAGCCTGCCGGGCTGGCTGCTGTTCGCCATGGGGGGCTATGTGGCGCAGCTGCATTTTTCGCTGCAGCACGAGAGCATCCATGCCATGCGCGGCATGCCGCGCTGGCTGCGTCTGGTGCTGGTGTGGCCGCCGGTCAATCTGTGGCTGCCGTACCCGCTCTATGTGAGCGGGCACAGCAGCCACCATGTCAATTTTCATCTGACGCATCCCCGCCGGGACACCGAAAGCGCTTACCACTCGGCGCAGGCGTGGCACGACTACGGCCGGTGGCGGCGCATGGTTTATGTGGCCAACCAGACGCTGGCCTTTCGCATGCTCCTCGGGCCTTTCCTGCGCATCCACCGCCTGCTGGCCGATGAAACGCGGCGCGTGGCGCGGCGCGATTTCACGCATGTGCCGGCCTGGGTATGGCATGCGGTGAGCGTGGCGCCGCTGCTGTGCTTCGTGACCGTGGTCTGCGACATGCCGTTCTGGAAGTACCTGCTGTTCTTCGTCTATCCCGCGATGATGCTCGGCAACCTGCGCAGCTTCACCGAGCACCGCTGGAGCGAATCGCCGCACGCGCGGGTGGCGATCGTGGAGTCCAACGCGGTGATGGGCCTGCTGTTTCTGTTCAACAACCTCCACCACGTGCACCACCGGGCGCCGACCATGCCGTGGTACGAGATTCCGGGCTACTTCCGGCGCCACCGCACCGAAGTGCTCGCGGCCAACGGCAATTTCTATTGGCGCGGCTACGGGCAGATCGCCCGGCGGCATCTCTTCAGGCCGGTGTTCCGGCCGGTGCATCCGGTTTGGTGA
- a CDS encoding sensor histidine kinase has translation MALESAPALPGTDAIARGTIRGRLLAYLVTMFVCATVVLAFAARLYGQRAADLSFDRLIAASILAMSDTVGVADGQWDMDLPYAALDMLAMAPDDRVFYSLRSPDGALVTGYDDLPAAPPALRARLEKQLTDSPVFFDADYRGESTRFALAGRWVAGTPPQERAWLQVGQTRRARDAVADDITRTATSAIALLIVAALGLTWWSVRRALRPLTRLQAEIGARDASDLHPIATAVPAEMASAVTALNRFMARLANNLDTLRVFIADAAHQMRTPLAALRAQAQMALDEPDAAEQHRGLLAVERNAAQLTRLLNQLLADATVVHRGTLQHFGPVDLVRVAREALHEAVPRAEPRPQVHWHADTETAPLSGDALMLREALKNLVDNALSHGVPAGRAEDPAEISVRVEAAAPPFAWSVSVADRGPGIAPEEMALVFDRFGRGKGAAPGGAGLGLAIVHKVVDSHDGAITLLPRPGGGLIVRLDFPAACATAVTAEASP, from the coding sequence TTGGCCCTTGAATCCGCGCCCGCCCTGCCGGGCACGGACGCCATCGCGCGCGGCACCATCCGCGGCCGGCTGCTCGCCTACCTGGTGACCATGTTCGTCTGCGCCACGGTCGTCCTGGCCTTCGCCGCGCGCCTGTATGGTCAGCGCGCCGCCGACCTGTCCTTCGACCGCCTGATCGCCGCTTCCATCCTGGCCATGAGCGACACCGTGGGCGTGGCCGACGGCCAGTGGGACATGGACCTGCCCTACGCCGCCCTCGACATGCTGGCCATGGCGCCCGACGACCGTGTCTTCTACAGCCTGCGCAGCCCGGACGGCGCCCTGGTCACCGGTTACGACGACCTGCCCGCCGCCCCGCCGGCGCTGCGTGCGCGCCTGGAGAAACAGCTGACCGACAGCCCCGTCTTCTTCGACGCCGACTACCGGGGCGAATCCACCCGCTTCGCCCTGGCCGGCCGCTGGGTGGCCGGCACGCCGCCCCAGGAGCGGGCCTGGCTGCAGGTCGGCCAGACCCGGCGCGCGCGCGACGCGGTGGCAGACGACATCACCCGCACCGCCACCTCGGCCATCGCCCTGCTCATCGTGGCCGCGCTGGGCCTGACGTGGTGGAGCGTGCGCCGTGCGCTGCGGCCGCTCACCCGGCTGCAGGCCGAGATCGGCGCGCGCGACGCCTCCGACCTGCACCCCATCGCCACCGCCGTGCCCGCTGAAATGGCCAGCGCCGTCACCGCCCTCAACCGTTTCATGGCACGGCTGGCGAACAACCTCGACACCTTGCGCGTCTTCATCGCCGACGCGGCCCACCAGATGCGCACGCCGCTGGCCGCCTTGCGCGCGCAGGCGCAGATGGCGCTCGACGAGCCCGATGCCGCCGAACAGCATCGCGGCCTGCTGGCCGTGGAGCGCAACGCCGCGCAGCTGACCCGGCTGCTCAATCAGCTGCTGGCCGACGCCACCGTGGTCCATCGCGGCACGCTCCAGCATTTCGGGCCGGTCGACCTGGTGCGCGTGGCGCGCGAGGCCCTGCACGAAGCCGTGCCGCGCGCCGAGCCGCGACCGCAGGTGCATTGGCATGCGGACACCGAAACCGCGCCGCTGTCGGGCGACGCGCTCATGCTGCGCGAGGCGCTGAAGAACCTCGTCGACAACGCCTTGAGCCATGGCGTTCCTGCCGGCCGTGCCGAGGATCCTGCGGAAATCAGCGTGCGGGTGGAAGCCGCAGCGCCGCCATTCGCCTGGTCGGTGAGCGTGGCCGATCGGGGCCCGGGCATCGCTCCGGAAGAGATGGCGCTGGTCTTCGACCGCTTCGGCCGAGGCAAAGGCGCCGCGCCCGGCGGTGCCGGCCTGGGCCTGGCCATCGTGCATAAGGTGGTCGACAGCCACGACGGCGCCATCACGCTGCTGCCGCGCCCGGGCGGCGGGCTGATCGTGCGGCTGGATTTTCCTGCGGCCTGCGCCACTGCAGTCACCGCCGAGGCTTCGCCATGA
- a CDS encoding response regulator, producing MRVLFVEDTPDLADAVLRCLRRMGHAADWQSDGQAADSLLEHHAFDLVVLDIGLPRMNGTEILARMRERGDKTPVLMLTARADIEDRVAALDSGADDYLGKPFDFREFEARCRALLRRKQGQVESVQRIGGLVIDSAARRVTLDGVRLDLPNREYSLLDILVGRLGRVVRRDEIAAKLFSFDDEAGSNAIDLYVGRLRKKLGEGPVRITTVRSIGYLAEAMADDADGSTDRQADDGAELGP from the coding sequence ATGCGCGTCCTTTTCGTGGAAGACACCCCGGACCTTGCCGACGCCGTGCTCCGTTGCCTGCGCCGCATGGGGCATGCGGCCGACTGGCAGTCCGACGGCCAGGCCGCCGACAGCCTGCTCGAACACCACGCGTTCGACCTGGTGGTGCTCGACATCGGCCTGCCGCGCATGAACGGCACCGAGATCCTGGCGCGCATGCGCGAGCGCGGCGACAAGACGCCGGTGCTCATGCTCACCGCCCGCGCCGACATCGAGGACCGCGTCGCCGCGCTCGACAGCGGCGCCGACGACTACCTCGGCAAACCCTTTGACTTCCGCGAGTTCGAAGCCCGCTGCCGCGCCCTCTTGCGGCGCAAGCAGGGCCAGGTCGAATCGGTACAGCGCATCGGCGGTCTGGTGATCGACAGCGCCGCCCGCCGCGTGACGCTGGACGGTGTGCGCCTCGACCTGCCCAACCGCGAATACAGCCTGCTCGACATCCTGGTCGGGCGGCTCGGCCGGGTGGTGCGACGCGACGAGATCGCCGCCAAGCTGTTCAGCTTCGACGACGAAGCCGGCTCCAACGCCATCGACCTCTACGTGGGCCGCCTGCGCAAGAAGCTCGGCGAGGGGCCGGTGCGCATCACCACCGTGCGCAGCATCGGCTACCTGGCCGAAGCCATGGCAGACGATGCGGACGGCAGCACCGACCGCCAGGCCGACGACGGAGCAGAGCTTGGCCCTTGA
- a CDS encoding ABC transporter substrate-binding protein — protein MNLHPPPSRRRRQTLIATASLLQPFARAAAAEDPGNPLLLPALATATSQLSIVGSTDLPVFAPVLRDYQRLAPGVAIRYEEFSTQGLFRQATRTGTPGGADLLVSSSMDLQVQLANDGHTLPHQSAETAALPPWARWRDEVFGFSAEPLVIAYDARRFTPATAPATRRQLLQMLRDPARPLDRRVGSYDLAVSGIGYLAATQDARFDDNAGALLAAMADNHAHWVGHAGTLLDGIERGELALGYNVPGAYVQARIAAGAPIGMVMPKEYTLLISRTALVPRTAPNPEQARRFLDYLLSARGQGVLEQQAHILPIRAEIGLGAPPAGALRPVPLGPGLLVYQDRLKRTRFLEAWRALLPHAG, from the coding sequence ATGAACCTTCACCCACCGCCGTCCCGGCGCCGGCGGCAGACACTGATCGCCACCGCATCCCTGCTGCAGCCCTTCGCGCGAGCCGCTGCGGCCGAAGACCCGGGCAACCCCTTGCTGCTGCCCGCACTGGCCACCGCGACCTCGCAGCTGTCCATCGTCGGATCGACCGACCTGCCGGTCTTCGCTCCGGTGCTGCGCGACTATCAGCGGCTGGCGCCCGGTGTGGCGATCCGCTACGAGGAGTTCTCCACGCAGGGCCTGTTCCGCCAGGCCACGCGAACCGGCACGCCGGGCGGCGCCGACTTGCTGGTCAGCAGCAGCATGGACCTGCAGGTGCAACTGGCCAACGACGGCCACACCCTGCCCCACCAGTCCGCCGAAACCGCCGCGCTGCCGCCATGGGCGCGCTGGCGCGACGAGGTCTTCGGCTTCAGCGCCGAGCCTTTGGTGATCGCCTACGACGCCCGTCGTTTCACGCCGGCCACCGCGCCCGCCACACGACGCCAGCTGCTGCAGATGCTGCGTGACCCCGCCCGGCCGCTGGACCGCCGGGTCGGCAGCTACGACCTGGCCGTCAGCGGCATCGGCTACCTCGCCGCCACGCAGGACGCCCGTTTCGACGACAACGCCGGCGCCCTCCTCGCCGCCATGGCCGACAACCACGCCCACTGGGTCGGCCACGCCGGCACGCTGCTCGACGGCATCGAACGCGGCGAACTGGCCCTGGGCTACAACGTACCCGGCGCCTATGTGCAGGCACGCATCGCCGCCGGCGCGCCGATCGGCATGGTCATGCCCAAGGAATACACGCTGCTGATCAGCCGAACCGCGCTGGTGCCGCGCACCGCGCCGAACCCGGAGCAGGCGCGCCGCTTTCTCGACTACCTGCTCTCGGCACGCGGTCAGGGTGTGCTGGAGCAGCAGGCCCACATCCTGCCGATCCGCGCCGAGATCGGGCTCGGCGCACCGCCCGCCGGAGCCTTGCGCCCGGTGCCGCTGGGGCCGGGGTTGCTGGTCTACCAGGACAGGCTGAAACGAACCCGGTTTCTGGAAGCCTGGAGAGCCTTGCTGCCGCACGCAGGCTAA